The nucleotide sequence CAACAGCCATTACACACCAGACAGGACACTGTTTACTTTGAAAAATACAGAACATATAAGATTAGTAACAATCTATCCGTAGGTGTTCTTATAATATGGTCAAAATTACAACCAACTAGTtggaacaaacacaaaatcataGAAAATCAATCAATCGTTTGGAAAAtgcattcagaaaaacaaagatgtgACATTTCAGCCTGCATCAGATTGTGCTGTTTATATCTGAGGGGCATTTCTGACCTTGACAGATTGAAGCTCCCTGCACACGATGTGAAAGTTATTCTTTGTTGTCTCGGTCTGAACCTCTTGTGCTGCAGCTCTTTTAAAAACGTGACTCACAAGAAGCGATTCAATAATTTGCCGGCTTATTTTTTAATGGGTTTAATGATTTCCTGCTGCTTGCTGTGtcaacatgatgaaaatgttagATGTCGTTCACCCTCCGCTGGCCTCACGCTGCCCTCTCCTTGCAGTTATTTATGGTGGACAACGCAGCCGACGACTGGAGGATAGCCATGACATACGAGCGCATCTTCTTCATCTGCCTGGAGATCCTGGTGTGCGCCATACACCCCATCCCGGGGAACTACACCTTCACCTGGACAGCGCGTTTGGCCTACTCCTATGTGCCATCCAAGACGGATGCGGACGTGGACATCATCCTGTCCATCCCCATGTTCCTGCGGCTGTACCTCATTGCTCGTGTCATGCTGCTGCACAGCAAGCTCTTCACGGATGCCTCGTCCCGCAGTATCGGTGCACTCAACAAGATTAACTTCAACACGCGCTTTGTGATGAAGACCCTCATGACCATCTGTCCCGGCACTGTGCTGCTGGTCTTCACCATCTCGCTATGGATCATCGCTGCGTGGACAGTGAGAGCTTGCGAGAGGTGCCTGGATCAGTTTCTCACGCTATGCCGTGCTGCTTCGCATTAAACATAGATAAGGCATAAAAATAGATAGTGTACACACATTGTAGCGCAGTTTGAGTCCTGGTATCAAGACAGAAGGATTTTACTCAGAGAAGATTAAAAGCTTGTACACACGATCAACATTTTGTAAAACacaccttctttttttaaatcaagccGTAATGTCAGCTGCTGTAGGTATACTGAAAACTGGTCAATCTGtcatatttaattatttattgcaGATACCATGACAACCAGGACATAACCAGCAACTTCCTTGGAGCCATGTGGTTGATCTCAATCACATTTCTAACCATTGGATATGGGGACATGGTTCCACACACATACTGTGGGAAGGGAGTCTGTCTCCTGACTGGCATCATGGTGAGTTGAAAACAGAACATTGGTGGGACTGTTACTGTATGAACCAGAGGATTTCAGTGTGAGAGGATGAACCCCGTTTTACTGAGCTTTAAAAACATCGGGCTTCCATCAAAACTCCAAAAATCACGCTGTGTAATGCTTTGCCAAGCTGACACAGTGTGGTTGAACGTAATTCCATTGCACAAACAATTAATTATTTAACTAAAATTATGTtttgtaataataattaatatttttagaatacttttttttaattttattttattgtgaattACTCTCAAAATGAGATGGAAAAGTCAGGATTGAAAAAGGCATCCCCCTGACCACTGGATTTTTCCTGCTGGGCCTCTGAAGCTCTCTGGGGCCCTCAAGAGGAGGCAGCTGCCTCACGCTGAAACCCACTGTTGTACAGCTCTTTTAGATTTATTTCTTCCTCCTATATCTTTGTCAACAAATAGTCCTGTTTATTGCAGAAACGTTATTCAAATTCCACATAACTTCAATCACATTTTCCAATCACGGTGATATATTATAGTTATAAATTTAAAAATACCATTTAGTGAATGGAGAAAATTCACAGTGTCAGCTGTCCTGAGCGTCACATTGCCCACTGACTGCAGCACCAGTGTAGATAAAGatgatcaagaaaaaaaatgtgacttaaaGGACCATGACAGGACTTTAAAGATCTATCATGCTGATATtataaagaaacaaatatttCACTGATTTGAGCATCAGCCTCTCTCACCTTATACATTGCTAATAATTCATGAGTGAAGAGAAGGGCTGGGGAGAAAACGTGGATGAAAAAACccacatggtgtgtgtgtgtctcttctcGTTGCCTCTCAGGGAGCCGGCTGCACTGCCTTGGTGGTCGCTGTGGTGGCAAAGAAACTGGAATTAACCAAAGCTGAAAAACATGTCCACAATTTTATGATGGACACCCAGCTAACAAAAAGAGTACGTAACATTTTGGCGTTGTATGAGAAACGTTGTTTTAATTACCTCTAATTTGTTGGCGAGCTAATAAATTGTTTGCGTTTCGCTTTTTAGGTGAAAAACACAGCTGCGAATGTTCTCAGGGAGACGTGGCTCATCTACAAGAACACCAAACTAGTGAGGAAGATGGACCACGCTAGAGTCAGGAAGCACCAGAGAAAGTTCCTCCAAGCCATTCATCAGTAGGTGCCGCCATCTTAACCCTGACCTGTCAGCTTCTGTTGGTCTAACACTGATCTTTATCCAGCAGCCCTTTCCTTTCAATCATCGGTGCAACACAAACCTGAAATCTGAATTGTTTGACACCTGTAGCAAAATAATGTTCTCATATTATCGAAACACGGTGACTTTGATTGCCATGTTTCAGCCGACGTGACAAACTTTCCAGATGTGATGATGAATTGTTCAAGTGAAATATGCATGGAAACTGGATTTATGTTAACATTACTGACACACGGGAGGCTGATTTAAAGCATTTATGAAGGTATGCGTTGGTCTGTTTAAAAGAGGCTTTGTTTAACTGTGTAAAACTCAATTGCACCTTGAAATATTCTGGAGTTACAGAATTCACAGCAGTGTAATATTGATTTCGCTCTCGCTCACTTCTCGCTGTCAGGTCGGCTCTtgcgtgtttgtttttgctgtgagaCAGGCGTCAGGCTGACCTCAGGGCCGACACATTTGGGTTTCTACTTCTCTAGCGGCTGGTCAGTCACTTACCTGTCAGCTAGTCTTTTAGTGGGTCCCCAAGGACCCCAAAGTGCTATCTCACTCCAAAACAGTATTGATTTTAGCCTcacctcactgttgtttttcctccatctaCAGTGCTTACCAGCACATCGACTCTGTGGCTTCTTTTATTAACTGGCTATCAGCACCTCCTTTATTAAAATATACCAGTAAACGCACAGTAtattttcagtgtgttgctTTGTGCTCAACTAAAacgtctttttttctttatgtggtTTTCTGTCAGTATATGGGTCTGTGTGGTCTCTCATGTGAAACTTTGATTTACTCATGAATCTTATCTTTATGTTTTAATGACATTAGAAAgttaaattgcaaaaaaaaggaaaaaacaaaatacagagaagctgtctcctgccgctgctgctgctgctgcaacctGCATCCCGATTTGTgctgtttatttgcattttcttgCCCTTGCAACCCATTTGGCCGTTGCTGTTACGTTTGGGTGGTTTGCAGCAGTGATGACAATGTCTTACGTCCGCCTTCGACTCTTGAGAACAACATATGGCTCTGAGGCTGAGGCTAAATCTATGAAGAGCCTGATTCAGTGGAAGAAAGTCACGTCCAGCTCTGTGTGACACCGGCTGCTCAGCATGGTCCCAGCATCCTCCCGTCACACCTTCATGATGCAAAGATTTCGCTGCCTTTGCGAGATAGAGTGCTCACAGCCCTGTGGGGAGAGTTTCGGGTCTTGCCCGCAACCTATATATGCCAGGTGTGATGAACAATCTCTGGATTGAGATTAAAGCAGAATAGGACAAGCGGAGGGCGGTAAATGGCCGACAGGTGTCCTTGACCTGTCAAGTGGCTGGCAGTAAACATCAAATCAGATGTTATCATGTTTGCTCCCTCCTGTAAAAGCCGCGAGACGGAGCTCGCGGTCCTCATCAGTCACAGTAAAGAATGAGAAGTGTAAACCCTTGCTAAATGGAGCCACGGACGCTTTGAGGCACTGTCCGTGTCGCTGAGTGTTTGCTCACTTTAATGGAGaggttgtttttatttgccGCGTTAACTGATAACTGGGATTAGGACCAggcgaaaaaaaagaaaaaaaaagggggggaggaTTAGATTTAGAGCACGAGCACAGCTGCAGCCACtggagaacaaaacaaaacaaaaagtcctCTAAGAAACGCCAGTTCCAGCGCAAAATAAGTGAGAGATGATTGCTGCTCCTCAGAGGTGAGGCGACAGTGTAAAGATGAGGGTTACAGCAGCCAGACTGGAGCAAACAGATTTCACCATCTGAATATGTTGATCTGATGCTGTAATAATTCATTTGTCTActtcatgtttcctttttttttttttttcctgtttgtgtcaacACAATGCAATAGAGCTCGAAAGTAAGTCTTCGCCTCACACGTAGATGCAGACCTGTCGTGTGCATGCTAACGAGAGCTTGTCCTTGAACCCGATAatgttactaaaaaaaaaaaaaaaaaaaaaaaaaattacactccCTCATTTGATAAGTGAAATTCATGCCTCGAAAACGTTGCATCCAACTGCTTGACGCGACATGATGTCGTCATTTATTTCAAGCAGCCACAAAGGTTTCTATTAGTTCCAATGAGAGGCATGTCATTATTAGTGTCTACATTTCTCATCCAGTGTTCAAGTTTTCAAATTACCACTGCAGACACTCAACAGACTTCTGCTGCACACCGTTTCCACACCCACAGATGCATATTAAGTGAATTTCAGTTATCAGTGATGGagggtgtttttctttccatttctgcATGGATGTGATGAGACTTTGATCTTTAATCAGAAAGCCACTGATTAAACTCCAATCAACTGTGTTTTCACATACCGAAGGATGACAACTAGAGCTCTACAGAAGACGGACCTGCAAGTTGCACAATGTGTTATATTACCTCCAAAAGGCAACCGAGCTGTCATGCTCATGTACAGACCGGGGCTCAGGGTCATCTTTCGGCGAGTGGAACCATTGTTACGCCTGTTTGACATTTGCAGCCACATTTCCTCCATTTCCCTGTTGGATGACACAGTAGCAGAGATTCGGTACGACCACGCCTGGCGAAACAGCGTACGGGCAAGGACATGCAGCTGTCATGCAGGAAGAAATAGGAGAGTTGGCGGCAGATGTAACTCAAACGCCGCAAAGGTCAGACGGTACAATGTACCGCGCCGCAGCTATGGTGTCGCACACGTGCGGCCGAATGTCTTACAGTCCACGGTGGCTGTGAAATCGAGTGTCTCGGAGCTATAAGACTGTCCCCTCTGGGAATGCTGTCCCTTTCCTTTACACAAGGTCCAAGTGGGAATCATAGCAGGAGGCACAACGCTGAGTGCTTGTTAGCTCAGAGATCAGTGAGTTGGAGAAGCAGGAAAGTGACCTGAGCCGAAGGTCACGGTAAAGCCTCAGAGCAATTCCGCTCAGGCTGGAGAGGCTGCGACTGTGACCGACAGTGTAATGCTgtcagcagggacagaggagttaaaaaaagaagaaggaaaaaaaagtcaggccGCTGCAAAATGTTCATGCCGTCCATTATAGAAGAGACGCATTTGCATTTCGGTCCACGATGAGGTGAACGGAGGtcacaaaaaagaaagtatgctgaaaagatgtttaaaaaaaaaaaaaaaacattgagctGCACTAACAGAGATTGCCCTTACAGATTTAGTGGGCTTTTGAAAAGCTTAGCGTAGCTGTTTTCCCCTGATGAATAACAAGCAGATTCACATTGCCCATTCAGAAAGAGAGCAGCCCACCAGGACTGATTGACTCAAAGGAAAGACACGCAGAATATAAAGGACAGGATGAGGTGGTCGGCTCATCGTGACCTCGAGCTGCCACAAAAAACAACTATTGGTCATCCAACTGTGAAATGCATCTAACAGGTCTTACATCAACTCCAGAACCATTTAACATTGATAATCTAGTATCTATCACATTTTCAGGAGACTACTTCCTACtttctttgtttggttttgaagggtaaaaatgctgttttcccGTCGTATTCTCTACAGTCTGCTGTGTAGGAAGCTTTTCAAGCTTCAATTGCCAGACTACAGTCCCTCCTTTGTAGTTTAGTTAAGTGACAGTGCACCCTCTGTCGGTCTAACCTGTCACGGTTTGCTTTTCCACATTTGCTTGTCTTCAGGAAACAGACACCTAATCctgtttttgcacaaaaaacTGGTGCATCTGAACTAATTAGGAAAATCCCCAAAGGCCCATCAAACCCCTTACGGATCATGTCTGACGTTTACTTTGGACATGCACACCACATAATGATTGCCTCACTAAAACGGCATCGATTTCTCACTTGAATAATGGGTTTATTAATATCATTATTATTGACAATGGTATTATTTTATCACGGTGTGAAACAGTGCCAGACTGACCACCGTGATATTACTTTCTTTATTGGGTTATCTGGAATCTAACGGGCCTGTGGTGTTTCAGGAGGGCAGAAGAACCTCTTTAATATCTCAAAACCACATGTGGTTGACACGCTACAATCCTGCACAGTTGCTGTTTTTGAGCTCCCTGAGAAGCGGAGTGAAACTAGGCTCTAGGAGCCTAATTAAACAGGAGATGTGAATTATTTAAGCATGTTGCATGGAGTAGgtaagctatttttttttccagatattgAGAGGAATTTCAGGGCAGCGAAAATGGATTTATAGATTAAATCTCACAAGCCGAGTGTCACAGGAGGGTTATGCCGTTGGGAAACTCTATGAAAgagtgttatttatttatttttttagcacGAATGAAAATTTGATATGAATGCATTAAAAGTCAAACTGTGAAGAGATGTagatttttcccttttttctgtcttgaaatgaaaacaaaagcaaatgtaAGTATCTGCTGTGCAGAGATTAAATAGGAGCCTAATAATATTTGGCATTTTAAATATTAGATCATGTATAATAAGAGAGAAAAGCAGTCATCCAGTCACTTTCGTTGCTTTGTGGAGTAGATAGAGGCCTCGGTGAACCCTGACTGCACCGTGTATGCACTCTGATGTGAGTTGTCCTCCTGTCTTCAGTATTGGTTGAGCAGGAATCAGAGCTGCTCTCATGCTCCTCTGAGGCAGCTCTCCTATTTTCCCCTGTGGTCTCCTCTCCACTTGCATGCAGCTCAACCAAACAGAGTGAACCCCTCCCCTTCCTGCAATCCCCCGCATTTCTCTACACACATCCTGTGCATGTCCTTAGGAGTGCTCTCCATGTGTATGCCCTGTGTGTGCACAACCTCAGAAAGAGAATGACCGCTTCTGATCGCCGGTTAATTCATTGGGTTCTGAATGGTCTTGTGTTCAGATTGAGAAGTGTTAAAATGGAGCAACGCAAGCTGAATGACCAAGCAAACTCACTAGTGGACCTTGCTAAGGTAAGATAGACTAACAGTCTCCTGCTGCTTTGTGCATTAGGATAACAATCCTTTCCTCTGTGTGACTGAATTCAATGCATGCGAGTTCACACCGCTGAATTGGTTGTGTTTTCTAATATCGTCAAAGTCTACAGGTGTCAAATAAACAGACAGGCTTTACATCTGGGTGATGATTCTGGTTAACTGCACTCAGACTGAAACTGCGTGTCAGATTGTGTGGGTATTAAATAATAACATCTCTTTATTTTGCAGCGTAAATTACCGCCCCCAGGACATGATCTCCTGAAAATTActcaatgaaagaaacaaagaaacccTGTTTGCATATGCAAAGACCCAGTAcagtttttcacttgctgtatTCTCTGATGTTTGTCTCCAGATGCACTAAACAGAAGCCGACAAACCTTAGGGAAAGACCAGGCAGTGCGCCAGCCTgacacagcagaaacagcaaCCTGGGAAGGGAGACACACTGTGATCTGATGATTCAGCCAGAAATAAAGGCAGAGAGAGGGAAGCTAGAAAGGCAGAGCGCTTTGACATTCAGAAGTACACCACAGTCACACTGGATACATTCCAGCATGTCATGAAAGGAATTAGTTAATATTGCCTAATCACCCCGTGGTGTAAAACAGCAGCGAGAGTTGGGATATGACATTGGGTAAGGTGGCCGGTGGCCAGTACGCCTCAGCTGGAGTTTTAATTGTTGTTATAACATTCTGTTGCCTTCAGAGGGCACTGTGGATTCGGTCTTTTCTCGCTCTCAGTGGGAAGATGGGAGCTAAATAGAGCTGAACATATCTTTGGAAGATGCATCGCCACTGCAGTGCTCTGTGAAATTCCTCAGATCACATTGTATCCCCTTCAATTCATCATCGCCACTGTATTCTCTTTTAGGTTACGTTTCCTCCCTTTCTTTGTGAAAGCAGTGAAGCATTTGCTGAACGCCGTTATTCCTCCACAGCATTTCTCTCATTTACCATTCAGGCTGAATTACATGTCCTCAAATTGCAAAATTGCTCACTGAAGCTATAGTTTGAAACAATCTTCAGctgctttcctctctctcttcttctcttatCATTTTGTTCAGAAATAGGCTGATGGGACCATTTTAAGGTTTTATTTCATGGCTGAAGTGGATCTATAATAACCGCCTGTATTCTTTGCTCCATCAGTTCTCTCCTCTATTTATAATATCTCGCGAATTAATGGGTTCGAGCTCTTTTGAGCAGCACTATTCAACATGTACTGCTCTGATTCCTCTTTTTACAGAAGAGGCCCTCACCTAAGTTTCTTAGAATCTACGTTTGTGACTGCTTACAAGTCACGGGTGCTCTTAATAGCGGCAAAACCATGACATTTCAAGATATTATGGATtaatatcattattattatgctCAGTCATCCGCGGAGAGCTGATGCTTCTTTAGTTCTCACGGATTCACATAGACAGTCAATTCCAAAGTTCCTGCCCCAGATAAGAAGAGGACAAGGTAAGTGATGGATCCCATCGCCTGCGAGCTGCCAGGGGTTATTAGACTGTTCAATGAATAATACGCCAGAAGTCAGCTTCTCGCAGGATCACTCCATGACACCTATATTTGTTGATGATCACACTGGAAGAAAGAACTTCGGAGATTATTGAAACCAGCAGCCAGGGTGTATTTTTAAAGACTCCTAACAGATGGCTGATGGATCAAAGGAGCGGAAAGCATCACGCCAAGTCAGCAGGCACCTTTCCTGTCTCGTCAAGGTCATTGAGTAATATACTCCAGTCTGCCCGGAAGCACGACTTGCTGTAAATGGTATAAAACTTGCCCTTGTGGGTCAGTTTCTAATGGAGATTGTGATTGCAATGGAAGCTTAGCATTTAAagctcaaacaaaaaaaaaagaaaagaaaaaaagagagaatctTGAACTAATGTTTGTCTGGTCTGACCTTTTTTGATAGATGATGGAAGGTATTTTCCTTCGTAGGGGAGTTCCTCAAACGCCAAGACTGCTGCCATGGACTCATTCACATTTTACATTCCCTGAATTTGAAGTTTAAGAAATGAtttgatgtgtttctttttttctgtcaccatTACATATGTACATTATATATCTGATTAACAAATTTACGCATAGGTTAAAACAAATCTGTTTAAAATGATAACCCCATACCATAAccccttctctttttttctgagccGGCAGACTTAAACACACAAACTTAAACACCTTCCAGAGTGTGGTCGAACGAGTCCCCTCAGACCTTGAACACCACTTCAAACCAACTCACAGCAGACGTGCTATttgtcctgaaaaccttcctgttatttattgttttgttttgttttgttttttattaaaagatAAAATTGTGAAGTGATTGTGAATTGTGAATATGATTGTGAACTGTTCTTGAGACCTatagatgatttaaaaaagatgaTACTTGCTGTGTAGGGGGTTTCAgtttaaatatttgtttatagTAAGAGAAATAGTGTCAATCTGAATCTCTTggtttcttgtttttcctttcctcttcttctcagaGAGAACACTGAGCACTTTCAATTTCCTGTTCAATGAAGTGTCTATTTTAAAATGCAatcttgttttcatttgctttgtgttttttatttggTTATGGAGAAACCCAGCACTCTCAGGATGCCTTGTAAAGGTGACACCAGTTTGGAAAGCGATGCCCATTAAGCGCGTTTCCCTCTCTCCTGTTCCAGACCCAGAACATCATGTATGACATGATATCGGACTTGAACGAGAGAGGCGAGGACATGGAGAAGAGGATTGCCCTGCTGGAGACAAAGCTGGAGACTCTACTGAGCAACTTGCAAGCTCTGCCTGGACTCATCAGCCAGGTCATCAGCCAGCAGCACAGGGACTTCCTGGAGGTGCAGCTCCAGCCTTACGACAAACACAGCCCTGAGCGCTCACAGTCAGTGTCTCGACGGAGGTCGTCCTCCACAGCACCGCCCACCTCCTCCGAGAGCAGCTAGAGTCCAAGGGGATTGCCTCCACTGAAGACTTTTGCCATCATATGGCCAAGTTGCATTTATCGTAAAGCCTTATGGTTTCAATAAGTATTATCCAAATTCTGATGACAGAATCCAAGACACTGGGGACAATGCATTTTAATGGATAACTTCatgctgttatttgttttttattaccTCAGAAGATGTTGTTATCCTTGCCCTGGTGACATGACCACAAATAATGGCGCTTCCCTCAGTACAAAAGGCCTATCGACGAGGCTATGACGAGAACTCTACTCCATCTCTATGCAGAGGTAGCCAGTTTTAGATGGCAAGATTACCAAGTGTGAAACTATTGCACTAAAATAGTGCTTCTCACAGACGTTGCGCTTCTTGCCGGCTCGGTTCTGTTGCTGTGTTCCTCAAAGCAAACTGAGAAACCACTGAGAAAATCAGCCAGGAAGCATGTCAGTGACAGTGAGGAACAGTGCTGCGTTTTAAGGACTGGAGTGAACTGAGAGCAGAAGGCAGTTCAAAATCGCTCCTACACACTGTCACTCAGAGATAACTTAAAAAGcttgaaatgaggaaaaaaaagcatatatcTTTTAGGTTAGAAACAGCATCAACTATAGcggttttcttttttgcagagTGCCCCTGTAGAATGACTATTTTTGGGG is from Salarias fasciatus chromosome 7 unlocalized genomic scaffold, fSalaFa1.1 super_scaffold_4, whole genome shotgun sequence and encodes:
- the kcnn2 gene encoding small conductance calcium-activated potassium channel protein 2 isoform X1; its protein translation is MGTPLQLQSDFFPEQQFQHCKYQHYCGREDRRGQQHDQRCTCNTCTGDARKSLVFRGTSPTTVGTLRTPSETSSRQGCQYSVCEFTPSSHGSSSRHHHPHHQQQQCRDRQRGSLGSSHKDSNSYNEIAMSSCRYNGGVMRPLSNLSSSRRNIHEFDSESQPLQPISAADASDTLVSKPENNSTTLMPYASGDGGGGCSHSGGKSGKKKNQNIGEKLGHRRALFEKRKRLSDYALIFGMFGIVVMVIETELSWGAYGKESLYSLALKCLISLSTIILLGLIIIYHAREIQLFMVDNAADDWRIAMTYERIFFICLEILVCAIHPIPGNYTFTWTARLAYSYVPSKTDADVDIILSIPMFLRLYLIARVMLLHSKLFTDASSRSIGALNKINFNTRFVMKTLMTICPGTVLLVFTISLWIIAAWTVRACERYHDNQDITSNFLGAMWLISITFLTIGYGDMVPHTYCGKGVCLLTGIMGAGCTALVVAVVAKKLELTKAEKHVHNFMMDTQLTKRVKNTAANVLRETWLIYKNTKLVRKMDHARVRKHQRKFLQAIHQARKLRSVKMEQRKLNDQANSLVDLAKTQNIMYDMISDLNERGEDMEKRIALLETKLETLLSNLQALPGLISQVISQQHRDFLEVQLQPYDKHSPERSQSVSRRRSSSTAPPTSSESS